The proteins below are encoded in one region of Candidatus Zixiibacteriota bacterium:
- a CDS encoding extracellular solute-binding protein, whose product MKRSKPFSTLATVSNVLLCVALFVAGAPAFAQESRLAEARKEGKVVWYTGAAAMTASRVAQLFEQAYPGIKVEVQRSGSERIFQRIMQEASTGIRNADVFNSSDAGHYVLLKRKEMLARYAPAGAERFPEAFRDPAGIAFGWRAFLIVTSYNSKLLPAAEAPKTWKDLLDPKWKGKLVTAHPGYSGAIATYMLALVNLYGWDYFKRLAQNKPHLTQSVHDPAQTVAAGERLVGANGAEYFLYSQRKKGNPLGIVYPQDGVPLVISPSAITAFSPRPAAARLFTDFIFSKEVQQFLADREGLYVPHPEVVYPADKPKLSELKLLLVDPEELERRNEEIRKRFTEFFGA is encoded by the coding sequence ATGAAACGTAGCAAGCCATTTTCGACCCTGGCGACTGTGTCGAACGTGCTTCTTTGCGTTGCGCTCTTCGTGGCGGGCGCCCCCGCCTTCGCGCAGGAGAGCCGGCTCGCCGAGGCGCGCAAGGAAGGGAAGGTCGTCTGGTACACGGGCGCGGCCGCGATGACGGCCAGCCGCGTAGCGCAGCTTTTTGAGCAGGCCTATCCGGGAATCAAGGTCGAGGTGCAGCGCTCGGGCTCCGAGCGAATTTTCCAGCGGATCATGCAGGAAGCGTCGACCGGCATCAGGAATGCCGACGTCTTCAATTCCTCGGACGCCGGTCATTACGTGCTGCTCAAGAGAAAGGAGATGCTGGCCCGCTACGCTCCCGCCGGCGCCGAGCGCTTTCCCGAAGCGTTTCGCGATCCCGCCGGCATCGCCTTCGGCTGGCGCGCGTTCCTGATCGTTACGTCCTATAATTCCAAGCTCCTCCCCGCCGCCGAGGCGCCGAAGACCTGGAAGGATCTGCTCGACCCCAAGTGGAAGGGAAAGCTCGTGACCGCCCATCCTGGCTACAGCGGCGCGATCGCGACTTACATGCTGGCGCTGGTCAACCTCTACGGCTGGGACTATTTCAAGCGGCTCGCACAGAACAAACCGCATCTGACGCAATCGGTGCACGACCCCGCTCAGACCGTCGCGGCGGGAGAGCGTCTGGTCGGAGCCAACGGCGCGGAGTATTTCCTGTATTCGCAGAGGAAAAAGGGCAACCCGCTCGGCATCGTCTACCCGCAGGACGGCGTTCCGCTGGTGATCTCCCCGTCGGCCATCACCGCGTTCTCGCCGCGGCCGGCGGCCGCGCGGTTGTTCACCGATTTCATCTTCAGCAAGGAAGTGCAGCAATTCCTCGCCGACCGGGAGGGGCTGTACGTGCCGCATCCCGAAGTCGTCTATCCCGCGGACAAGCCGAAGCTCTCGGAGCTGAAGCTCCTCCTGGTCGATCCGGAGGAGCTGGAGCGGCGCAACGAGGAGATCCGCAAGCGCTTCACGGAGTTCTTCGGCGCGTAA
- a CDS encoding thiamine pyrophosphate-binding protein has protein sequence MARVTGAHLVCKALKLEGVRNVFGLAGDHILPILDVMADQDFRIFDTRHEQAAVHMADAWSRITEQPGVCLYTTPGFANAIPGLANSMHNESTVLSIAGCADRHDLGRGAQQEIEQVAMAAPVTKGAFMVDDARRIPEYIARALRLAFSGRRGPVHLTIPIDLQEKTVDEDEVIFTPPEAYRPPARPHGDPEAVRRAIALLRRAERPMVIAGSAAGYTLSGEALQRFIETTRLPVFTEEQARGLIPDDHPYAFGFFERGLNRAAGRLREADTVLLLGRKQDFTIGFCRPPSVAAGARLIQVDPSPLEIGRNRGVDVGICGDVSAVLAQLTKEAEREPWKELPWIEELRATRAAQTRWAEDLARPEQPMHALFVHKTVRSLLGPDDCLVFDGGDFCHFGRSYHPALKPKRWLYVSSLGMLGSSLPTALAAKIAYPDSRVFMLTGDGAFGFNGMEFDTAVRHRLDIVAVLGNDAAWGIDRQIQLGLYGRPVATELRQSRYDELAQSLGGYGEFVDRPEDLGPALQRALAAGRPALVNVAVRRAISPRAEAAIERRKAAAGKGARR, from the coding sequence ATGGCTCGAGTCACGGGGGCTCATCTCGTCTGCAAGGCGTTGAAGCTCGAGGGCGTGAGAAACGTCTTCGGCCTGGCCGGGGATCATATCCTGCCGATCCTCGACGTCATGGCGGACCAGGACTTTCGCATCTTCGATACGCGCCACGAGCAGGCCGCGGTGCACATGGCGGACGCGTGGAGCCGCATCACCGAGCAACCCGGCGTCTGCCTCTACACCACGCCGGGCTTCGCCAACGCGATTCCCGGCCTCGCCAACTCGATGCACAACGAGTCCACGGTACTGTCGATCGCCGGGTGCGCCGACCGGCACGATCTCGGGCGGGGAGCCCAGCAGGAAATCGAGCAGGTCGCCATGGCCGCGCCGGTCACGAAAGGCGCTTTCATGGTCGACGACGCGCGCCGGATCCCCGAGTACATCGCCCGCGCCCTGCGGCTCGCCTTCTCCGGCCGGCGCGGCCCCGTCCATCTCACGATCCCCATCGATCTTCAGGAAAAAACGGTCGACGAGGACGAGGTGATCTTTACGCCGCCGGAGGCGTACCGGCCCCCAGCCCGCCCGCACGGCGATCCCGAGGCCGTGCGCCGGGCGATCGCCCTTTTGCGCCGGGCCGAAAGACCGATGGTGATCGCGGGCAGCGCCGCCGGTTACACGCTCTCCGGCGAGGCGCTTCAGCGATTCATCGAGACCACCCGCCTTCCGGTCTTCACCGAGGAGCAGGCGCGCGGGCTGATCCCCGACGATCACCCGTACGCGTTCGGATTCTTCGAGCGCGGTTTGAATCGCGCCGCCGGGCGTCTGCGGGAGGCCGACACCGTTTTGTTGCTCGGTCGGAAACAGGATTTCACGATCGGCTTTTGCCGGCCGCCCAGCGTCGCCGCGGGCGCGCGCCTGATCCAGGTCGATCCCTCGCCGCTCGAGATCGGACGGAACCGCGGCGTGGACGTGGGGATTTGCGGCGACGTGAGCGCGGTGCTGGCCCAGCTCACGAAAGAGGCCGAACGCGAACCGTGGAAGGAGCTTCCGTGGATCGAGGAGCTGCGCGCGACCCGTGCGGCGCAGACGAGATGGGCCGAAGACCTGGCCCGCCCGGAGCAGCCCATGCACGCGCTTTTCGTCCACAAGACGGTCCGGTCGCTTCTGGGTCCCGACGACTGCCTGGTCTTCGACGGCGGCGACTTCTGCCATTTCGGCCGCTCCTACCACCCGGCGCTCAAGCCGAAGCGGTGGCTTTACGTGTCGAGCCTCGGGATGCTGGGCTCTTCGCTTCCCACGGCGCTCGCCGCCAAGATCGCTTACCCGGACTCGCGGGTTTTCATGCTGACGGGCGACGGGGCCTTCGGCTTCAACGGAATGGAGTTCGATACTGCGGTGCGCCACCGCCTCGACATCGTCGCCGTTCTCGGGAACGACGCCGCCTGGGGTATCGACCGGCAAATCCAGCTCGGCCTCTACGGCCGGCCGGTCGCCACTGAGCTCAGGCAGAGCCGCTACGACGAGCTGGCGCAGAGCCTCGGAGGATATGGCGAGTTCGTGGACCGCCCGGAGGATCTGGGCCCGGCGTTGCAGCGGGCGTTGGCCGCGGGACGGCCGGCGCTCGTCAACGTCGCCGTCCGGCGCGCGATCAGCCCGAGAGCCGAAGCCGCCATCGAACGGCGAAAGGCCGCGGCCGGCAAGGGCGCGCGGAGGTAG
- a CDS encoding polymer-forming cytoskeletal protein, with product MALWKDSMQNEQGEVPEQEPARVTPMAVASRRESPLRSRQESVFGPGVTIEGKIEGDADVRIAGRFKGDIHIKGDLNIEKGAHLTAKINAETVTIEGELEGNVVASGHVKLLESGQVIGDLKAKTLTVAPGAKMRGNVEFGWNESESVKAAPSMRSHETAKSASVV from the coding sequence ATGGCGCTTTGGAAAGACTCGATGCAGAACGAGCAAGGCGAGGTCCCGGAGCAGGAGCCCGCGCGCGTGACTCCGATGGCCGTGGCGTCCCGCAGGGAAAGCCCGCTCAGGAGCCGGCAGGAATCGGTGTTCGGCCCTGGAGTGACCATCGAAGGGAAGATCGAGGGTGACGCCGACGTCCGCATCGCCGGCAGGTTCAAAGGCGACATCCATATCAAAGGCGACCTCAACATCGAAAAGGGCGCCCATCTCACCGCAAAGATCAACGCCGAGACGGTCACCATCGAGGGAGAACTGGAAGGGAACGTCGTCGCGAGCGGCCACGTGAAGCTGCTCGAGAGCGGTCAGGTGATCGGAGATCTCAAGGCAAAGACGTTGACGGTGGCCCCGGGCGCGAAGATGCGCGGCAACGTCGAGTTCGGATGGAATGAATCCGAAAGCGTGAAAGCCGCGCCGAGCATGCGATCTCACGAGACCGCGAAGAGCGCGTCCGTTGTATGA
- a CDS encoding tripartite tricarboxylate transporter substrate-binding protein, producing MSANTLYRIGLLLLAASTLPARFAAAQSAPFYQGKTIRIVVGFTPGGLYDQYARILARNMPKHIPGAPAALVQNMPGAGSLTAMNYVYNVAKPDGLTLAMVGSGIYLDQLLGRSEVQFDMSKINYVGSVDRRDLLLYMKSDTPWKSIEDVIGARDLPKCGATGTSDLTTILANVLDETLGARLTVVRGYPGGAEIDLAIEKGEIQCRGTGITTHFAREPYFTWHKNGFDRHLLQTGAQRDPRLPEAATLNELMEKKRTTAIGRNVARLMLVSATLGRPLVAAPGIPPERVQLLRDAYLNAFREPEVVEEAKKKRLELTTLSGAEVQRQMLEAMNQPREVIERVRKLSQ from the coding sequence ATGAGCGCCAACACCCTTTACCGAATCGGCCTGCTGCTTCTTGCCGCCAGCACGCTGCCGGCTCGCTTTGCCGCCGCGCAGAGCGCGCCGTTCTACCAGGGCAAGACCATTCGCATCGTCGTCGGCTTCACCCCGGGCGGCCTTTACGACCAGTACGCCCGCATTCTTGCCCGGAACATGCCCAAGCACATTCCAGGAGCACCCGCCGCGCTCGTGCAGAACATGCCCGGGGCGGGCTCGCTGACGGCGATGAACTACGTCTACAACGTCGCCAAGCCGGACGGGCTGACGCTGGCCATGGTGGGAAGCGGGATCTACCTCGACCAGCTCCTCGGGCGAAGCGAGGTCCAGTTCGACATGAGCAAGATCAACTACGTCGGCAGCGTGGACCGCCGCGATCTGCTCCTCTACATGAAGTCCGACACGCCATGGAAATCGATCGAGGACGTCATCGGCGCCAGGGATCTCCCGAAATGCGGCGCCACCGGCACCTCCGACCTCACCACCATACTGGCCAACGTGCTCGACGAAACCCTCGGCGCGCGCCTCACCGTCGTGCGCGGCTATCCCGGAGGCGCCGAGATCGACCTGGCGATCGAGAAGGGCGAGATTCAGTGCCGCGGAACCGGGATCACGACCCACTTCGCGCGCGAGCCTTATTTCACCTGGCACAAGAACGGCTTCGACCGGCATCTGTTGCAGACGGGAGCGCAGAGGGATCCGCGGCTGCCCGAGGCCGCGACGCTGAACGAGTTGATGGAAAAGAAAAGAACGACGGCGATCGGCCGAAACGTCGCCCGCTTGATGCTGGTTTCCGCGACCCTGGGCCGCCCCCTGGTCGCGGCTCCCGGGATTCCGCCCGAGCGCGTGCAGTTGCTGCGCGACGCCTATCTCAATGCGTTCCGCGAGCCCGAGGTCGTCGAGGAAGCCAAGAAGAAGCGCCTCGAGCTCACGACTCTGAGCGGGGCGGAAGTCCAGCGCCAGATGCTCGAGGCGATGAACCAGCCCCGCGAAGTGATCGAGCGCGTGCGCAAGCTGTCTCAGTGA
- a CDS encoding DUF2459 domain-containing protein: MLILAAFAWSCAKPLSGSSFDPGPPGNKRFFVVSHGWHSGIVIKTAEIRARVLPEIADFPGADYLEFGWGDRDYYQHPDPGLRAALKAAFWSSGSVLYVGGVTGDVASYFRGSELYEFSVSEESFDRLVKFIAETFLRPGQGRAAEARPGGSPRSRFYPARGKFSLLRTCNTWVAEALHAAGLAVSPACVVTAGGLARQLGNASGRRLQ; the protein is encoded by the coding sequence ATGTTGATCCTCGCCGCCTTCGCCTGGTCGTGCGCAAAGCCGCTTTCGGGCTCGAGCTTCGACCCGGGTCCGCCGGGAAACAAGCGTTTCTTCGTGGTGAGCCACGGCTGGCATTCGGGAATCGTCATCAAGACGGCGGAAATTCGAGCGCGGGTCCTCCCGGAGATTGCGGACTTTCCGGGCGCCGATTACCTGGAGTTCGGTTGGGGAGACCGGGACTACTACCAGCACCCCGACCCCGGGCTCCGAGCGGCCCTGAAGGCGGCTTTCTGGTCTTCGGGCAGCGTTCTCTACGTCGGCGGCGTGACCGGAGACGTTGCGTCGTACTTCCGCGGCAGCGAGCTTTACGAGTTCTCCGTCTCGGAGGAGTCTTTCGACCGTCTCGTGAAGTTCATCGCCGAAACTTTTCTCAGGCCCGGGCAGGGCCGGGCGGCCGAGGCGCGGCCCGGAGGGTCGCCGCGGAGCCGTTTCTATCCGGCGAGGGGCAAGTTCAGCCTTCTGAGAACCTGCAACACCTGGGTCGCCGAGGCGTTGCATGCCGCGGGGCTGGCGGTAAGCCCCGCGTGCGTCGTTACGGCGGGCGGTCTTGCCCGCCAGCTCGGCAATGCCTCGGGGCGCAGGCTCCAATGA
- a CDS encoding sugar phosphate isomerase/epimerase family protein: MLVAISSLLFKSRNLADVIDLARAQGIPWLEVWTEHLHRDDDGSLLEKLRRCGLGLSVHGPIGDLNITSANAGIRAESVKQVEQAIEEAARMGARIITVHPGHLTGSKDPPESIWERQVEALSRFARRGKEVGIQVAMETMERRDKEVVIDPEAANRIVDAVGLDNFGITFDISHAHTVMDVGEFIGALRRITHIHISDTRAGKTHVQMGEGEISFPAVLRRLEARYDGPLVIEGWQPRDEAGMVRRSVAFLSEQLEQLEGI; the protein is encoded by the coding sequence TTGCTGGTCGCGATTTCCAGCTTGCTCTTCAAGTCCCGGAACCTGGCGGACGTGATCGATCTCGCGCGCGCTCAAGGAATCCCCTGGCTGGAGGTCTGGACGGAGCATCTTCACCGTGACGACGACGGGAGCCTGCTGGAAAAGCTCCGGCGGTGCGGTCTCGGCCTGTCGGTCCACGGCCCGATCGGTGATCTCAATATCACCTCCGCCAACGCCGGGATTCGGGCGGAATCGGTGAAACAGGTCGAGCAGGCGATCGAGGAGGCCGCGCGGATGGGAGCCCGGATCATCACCGTCCACCCCGGCCATCTCACCGGCAGCAAGGATCCTCCCGAAAGCATCTGGGAGCGGCAGGTCGAAGCGCTCAGCCGCTTTGCCAGACGGGGCAAGGAGGTCGGCATCCAGGTGGCGATGGAAACGATGGAGCGGCGCGACAAGGAAGTCGTGATCGATCCCGAAGCCGCCAACCGGATCGTCGACGCCGTCGGCCTGGACAATTTCGGGATCACCTTCGACATATCGCACGCTCACACGGTGATGGACGTAGGCGAGTTCATCGGCGCGCTTCGCCGCATCACCCACATCCACATCAGCGACACCAGGGCGGGCAAGACCCACGTCCAGATGGGCGAGGGAGAGATATCATTTCCCGCAGTGTTGCGCCGGCTCGAGGCCAGGTACGACGGTCCGCTGGTCATCGAAGGCTGGCAGCCTCGCGATGAAGCGGGGATGGTCCGCCGCTCCGTCGCTTTTCTCTCCGAGCAGCTCGAGCAACTGGAGGGCATATGA
- a CDS encoding ABC transporter substrate-binding protein, with the protein MKKRAFDPAASRKVRSCRRAFLLLIAGAALAFGPDARAQPKAPSRVLLYTSVPQELATQFARAFEKKRPDIKVEIYRAGSTEVGAKLAAEREVGGIRADLLWLADAPIYYELRRRGELLAYVSPESKAIPADLKDPKGFFTAGRLINMIIAVNTELLPLAQAPRSWKEFPDFGKRAVMGNPLYSGSNFVTVAAFVHKDGWGWFERARAKGVAIVRGNSEAASALAGKEFAIAMTLDYIITGLIRKGAPLAIVWPAEGAISVPSPIAILKGTKNPEGAKAFVDYVLSREGQEFLVKQEVIPVRGDVAPPKGQPSAAQIKFLPIPYEWAAENASAIRERFEKIMLQ; encoded by the coding sequence ATGAAAAAGAGGGCCTTCGATCCCGCCGCTTCGCGGAAGGTTCGGTCCTGCCGCCGCGCCTTCCTGCTCCTGATCGCCGGCGCGGCGCTCGCGTTCGGTCCGGACGCCCGCGCTCAACCGAAAGCGCCCAGCCGGGTCCTGCTCTACACCTCGGTCCCGCAGGAGCTCGCCACGCAGTTCGCCCGCGCCTTCGAGAAGAAGCGGCCGGACATCAAGGTCGAGATCTACCGCGCCGGGAGCACCGAGGTCGGCGCCAAGCTCGCCGCGGAACGCGAGGTCGGAGGCATACGGGCCGATCTCCTGTGGCTCGCGGACGCGCCCATTTACTACGAGCTCAGGCGCCGCGGCGAGCTGCTCGCGTACGTATCGCCGGAGTCGAAGGCGATTCCCGCCGACCTCAAGGACCCCAAGGGCTTCTTCACCGCGGGACGGCTGATCAACATGATCATCGCGGTCAACACGGAGCTTCTGCCGCTCGCGCAGGCGCCCAGATCCTGGAAGGAGTTTCCCGACTTCGGCAAGCGGGCGGTCATGGGCAATCCGCTCTACTCGGGCTCGAATTTCGTCACCGTGGCGGCTTTCGTCCACAAGGACGGCTGGGGGTGGTTCGAGCGGGCGCGGGCCAAGGGCGTGGCGATCGTCAGGGGCAACTCCGAAGCCGCGAGCGCGCTCGCCGGGAAGGAGTTCGCGATCGCCATGACGCTCGACTACATCATCACCGGACTGATCCGGAAGGGGGCGCCGCTCGCGATCGTGTGGCCCGCGGAAGGAGCGATCTCGGTGCCGAGCCCGATCGCCATCCTCAAAGGAACGAAAAACCCCGAAGGCGCCAAGGCGTTCGTCGACTACGTGCTGTCCAGGGAGGGGCAGGAGTTTCTCGTAAAGCAGGAGGTCATCCCCGTCCGGGGAGACGTCGCCCCGCCCAAGGGACAGCCTTCGGCCGCCCAGATCAAGTTTCTGCCGATTCCCTATGAGTGGGCCGCCGAGAACGCCTCCGCAATCCGCGAGAGATTCGAGAAGATCATGCTTCAGTAG
- a CDS encoding iron ABC transporter permease: MALSRFDRRYLLMGAAGLFVLLVVVYPLWQVFYRSFLDAGVFSLKSYRKVFSHPSYYRALFNSVWVSCATSLLCMLLGTLLAFLVVRTDVPFKRSLRSLLVLPYALPSFFAAISWIQLLGPQGYLARFFLHLSGWEAAPWNIYSAGGIVFVLTVHYFILVFITVAGALERMDASLEEAARASGAGTYRIMKEITLPLVLPAILAGGLLAFIGALANFGIPALLGMRARFFVLTTSIYYALAIPDFGLATALSGMLVAVALVSTALQFGLQKGEGRYTVISGKSVHPSELRLRSMRYPLFVCVALFVLLISILPIVSMVLTALLQYWGAPLRASSFTLHNFAYVAQFETARRAIANSFFLAAGAATASMFVGVTISYLHVKAKLPGSRALDFLATLPYAVPHTVIAIAMILAWSRPPASLYGTLWIILVAYLAVYLPFAVRTTHSTLQQVHNSLEEAARVSGARLFARMRDVIVPLARPGMIAGWVLVFLPALRELTVSILLYTHETETIGVVVYNLQDAGYREIAAALASIVMALLIFGSVAIRRLTGGVAGI, translated from the coding sequence ATGGCTCTTTCGAGGTTCGACCGCCGCTACCTGCTCATGGGGGCGGCCGGCCTCTTCGTCCTGCTCGTCGTCGTCTACCCGCTCTGGCAGGTCTTCTACCGCAGCTTCCTCGACGCCGGCGTCTTTTCGTTGAAGAGCTACCGCAAGGTTTTTTCCCACCCGAGCTACTATCGCGCGCTCTTCAACTCCGTATGGGTCTCCTGCGCCACCTCGCTTCTGTGCATGCTTTTGGGGACGCTCCTCGCTTTCCTCGTCGTGAGAACCGACGTTCCGTTCAAGCGGTCGCTGCGCAGCCTGCTCGTCCTTCCCTACGCTCTTCCCTCGTTCTTCGCGGCGATTTCCTGGATCCAGTTGCTCGGGCCGCAGGGCTACCTCGCACGGTTTTTTCTCCATCTCTCGGGATGGGAGGCCGCTCCCTGGAACATCTACAGCGCGGGGGGCATCGTCTTCGTCCTCACCGTCCATTATTTCATCCTGGTCTTCATCACGGTGGCCGGCGCGCTCGAGCGCATGGACGCGAGCCTCGAGGAGGCGGCGCGGGCGTCGGGAGCCGGCACGTACCGCATCATGAAGGAAATCACCCTCCCCCTGGTGCTCCCGGCGATTCTCGCCGGCGGATTGCTTGCCTTCATCGGGGCTCTCGCCAACTTCGGGATTCCTGCGCTGCTCGGGATGCGCGCGCGGTTCTTCGTGCTGACGACGAGCATCTACTACGCGCTCGCGATCCCCGATTTCGGCCTCGCCACCGCCCTTTCCGGCATGCTCGTGGCCGTGGCGCTGGTCTCGACCGCGCTGCAGTTCGGGCTGCAGAAGGGCGAGGGGCGCTACACGGTCATCTCCGGAAAGTCGGTTCATCCTTCGGAGCTCAGGCTTCGCTCGATGCGCTACCCGCTCTTCGTCTGCGTCGCGCTCTTCGTCCTTTTGATATCGATCCTGCCGATCGTCTCGATGGTCCTGACCGCCCTGCTCCAGTACTGGGGCGCGCCGCTGCGGGCGTCGAGCTTCACGCTCCACAACTTCGCCTACGTTGCGCAGTTCGAAACCGCGCGGCGCGCGATCGCGAACAGCTTCTTCCTCGCCGCCGGCGCCGCCACCGCGAGCATGTTCGTGGGAGTGACGATCTCCTACCTGCACGTCAAGGCGAAGCTTCCCGGCAGCCGCGCGCTCGACTTCCTCGCCACCCTCCCCTACGCTGTCCCGCATACGGTGATCGCCATCGCCATGATCCTCGCGTGGTCGAGACCGCCGGCAAGTCTCTACGGCACGCTCTGGATCATCCTGGTCGCCTACCTGGCCGTCTATCTGCCCTTTGCCGTGCGCACCACGCATTCCACCCTGCAACAGGTCCACAACTCGCTGGAGGAAGCGGCCCGGGTTTCGGGGGCGAGGCTTTTCGCCCGGATGCGCGACGTGATCGTGCCCCTGGCGCGTCCCGGGATGATCGCCGGCTGGGTCCTGGTCTTTCTTCCGGCGCTAAGGGAGCTCACGGTCTCGATCCTGCTCTACACGCACGAGACCGAGACGATCGGCGTGGTGGTTTACAACCTGCAGGACGCCGGTTACCGCGAGATCGCGGCCGCGCTGGCCTCGATCGTCATGGCATTGCTGATCTTCGGGAGCGTGGCGATCCGCCGGTTGACCGGCGGAGTCGCCGGCATCTAG